TCATCtgggtggggttggggtttttttgttgttgttgtttgtttttgttttgttttttgtttgttttttttttctttttttttctttttgcccctGGCAGAACCCTTGGCTTGAGGGGGGGGGGTATGTGCTCCCCTGAGGTGCGATTGCtcaatcccccccccctccctagAACTGCAGTTCCTGTTGACCAGGTAAATAAAAACCAGAAGAGAGCGTTTGCTGAGTAGACGGGCGAGGGGAACAGTCACTGACCCGCAGAGAACTGAAGCACAGCCAAATTTCAGTGCACATCTGAAAGCTCAGGGCGTCggggaaggagaaggtggggtcaggaggcagcacagagaacggagggagggaggatttGCATAAATATCATCCATCTCGCGTTGCAAAAACCCAAATGCTGCTGCGATCTCCGGAGAGGTGATCTCTGGCTTCACTGCTCCAGCTGCCACGCTACCTGTTGGCACAACTCCACTCCTGAGCGGCCATTAGAGAAAGGTACCAGAGGACGCCGTTACCGACCCCAGCCACTTCCTCCATCTGCTCTGCaaaattcaactgaaaaaaaaaaaaaaaaaaaatagaaaaagactaGTGTTGCATGCTTCTCGTAGAGCTCTCTCCACATCCTGGGGCTCCACGTTTGTCGCAGCAGGGCCAGGAcatggcggcagcagcagcagcagatcagcTCCCCCCGGGGCTTAACGATGGgtatttctctcttccctcccgcTCCTGGCTTAAGGCAGCGTGCTGATTCGGCTCTTCCACTTCCAACACAGGCACTGAGTTCTTGCAGGTGAGAGTAGGGGGACTGCGGAGgcgcagaggaaggggaaaaggacaagggagagagagatggaCACAAACCTCAGCCTTGGGAGACACCACTGTCCATTGATTCCCAGGATAGAGGGgagtagcagcaaaaaaaaaaaaaaaaaaaaagcattaacagccaggctggaggagaggaagaggaggagcagcttGGAAAGTGAAAGAAGGTGGCACTGTCCAAAGGGAAGGTGCCCTCCGCCCTCCCCCTGGCTCGAggcagggggggacacccagcctggggagggggacactcaACCCGGAGCGGGGCACTCGGCCGTGGGTGcgatggctggggggggggacgggacggcggtGGCAGGGCATGGGAGGGGGAAGGTAGAGCTGTCAGTGTCCGGTTTGCAGAGGCTTGTGCTCTCAGAGGTATTCTTGTAGAAAGTGCAGCAGCGTGATTTCATAGTGCTCTCCTGACTCGGGGCACCGAATACTGTGTCTCTCGTTGGGGTAGATCTgtgcagaagcagagaaagaggGCGGTTAGTTCggagcagctcctccagcacccaTGACCCTCCCTCACATCAGCCCTTTTCCCTCAACCCAGTCTCCATCGGGACGAAGAGGTGCCAGGGAATGTTGAGAGCATcgtgctggtgggtgctgccaGTCCCCTCGGCCAcctctgctgccaccagccaAGGGAGATGGCAACAGTTCAGCCGAGAAGGAAAGTTCCAGGCCTGAGGGCAGGAGCCCTGTTCGCAAATGCTTTTAGATATATCTGCCAGCAATGAAACAGCCACAGTGCCACCTCCCGGCCACCTCTCAGAGTCAAACCAGGCATTTACTGTCATTACATTGCAGCAAGATGTGGGAGCATCTGCCTCCACCTTCTCCCGCCCCCAGAACACACAGCAGATAACTTTTTCCAGATTTAAAGGACCTTCCCACTTCTCTCTTGTTCCTCCTACCTGCAGCTGGTAAGGTTTTCCAGCCCGGATTAGCTGCGATACCAGGAAGTTGGTGTGAAAAAAGTGCACATTTTCATCCAAAAAGCCATGGAGGATGAGCAAACGATTTGGCCTGGAAGTGGGATGAGAGACAAgataagaaagcacagaaaaagctCCGCAGTGGGTCCAAGCTGCCGGTCGGCAAGGCAAAACTGAGCAAGAGACAAGCAGTTAGAACAGCGTTAAGGTCACAGATGCGGTCCTCAACCCCTCCCTGGCaaagggggctgggggcagcgtCTCCCAGTTTTCCGCAGAAGGCAGCAACCAGTCCCCCTTAGTTAAACAGGATCAGAATCCATCCATTCTGCTGGGATTCAGCAGAGGCGCGACTGGTGGCACTGAGGAGGACCCAGGAGCAGGTTTTTAGGGGATCCCTCAAGCCCTCGGTACTCACTCGTTAGGAAGCTTTTCTACGTGTAACGCCACGGAGCCAGCTTCGTAGCCCTGCTGGTTGTTCTCTGGGATATCCATGTACCGCTCGGTGTACCCAGTGTCATATGCCATCCAAACCGTGACCGGAGCACCTGCTATAGCAATCTGTCAAACAAATAGGTGGCAGGAGACAGCCTCAATTATCACGTGCTAAAGAGTTCAAGTCTTCCTAAAGGGGCAGGAAAAAATAGGCTCTGGACTGCTCTGTCACTCAGACCAGGATTCTTCCACTGCAAATCGACATAAACCCCAGATTCCTCCTCCTGTTGTTCCTattacagtcatagaatcatagaatcgtccaggttggaagagacccttgggatcattgagtccaaccatctaccctacactacaaagttctcccctatatcatatcccccaacaccacatttaAACGTCTCTTagacacatccagggatggtgactcaaccccctccctgggcagcctgttccaatgcccgaccactctttctgtgaaaaattctttcctaatgttcagtctaaacctaccctgttggagcttgaagccattccctctcattctgtcattagttacctgtgagaagagaccagcaccaacctctctacagtgtcctttcaagtagttgaagagagtgatgaggtctcccctcagcctcctcttcctcatactaaacagtcccagctccctcaatcgctcttcataagatttattctccaggcccttcaccagcttcgttgccctcctctgcacccgctccagcaagTCACAATGGGGCAAATTCCTGCATAACAGCACTAAAAGCTTCCCCTTTTGGAGGAGGATTTGTGGAATGATCCAGAACTTGGGAAGGGGATTATCTCACTGGATGCTTGGCTAAGTCCTCCACTGGCAGTCACTGTGGAACGACCCCATCCCCACCAAGCCTCAGACAGGGAAGATCTGAAAGAACGCAGGACCAAGGGACACTTTCACCCATCCATCAGAAACATTGAACAAAAAAGCCAACTCCAGACACCCAGAGTTACAGAAGCTGAGAGTTACGCGTTCCAGAAGGACAGCCCCATGTCCAGACTCACCTTGAAGACGTTGGGTTTACAGATGAGACCCATGAGGGAGAGGAACCCCCCGTAGGACCAGCCGTGGATGGCTACCCGACTCAAGTCGATGAACCCGTATTTTTCTGCTACATAATGTAAACCTTCCACCTGGTCCTCTATCTCCACCTGACCCTAAAAAGCAACACAGAAGCTCAAATTAGCAGCTTTCTAAATCTAGAAAATTGAGATAGAAAAGACCAGAGCAACACTCACACAGGAAGCACGCAGCCAGGCAGCCTTCGAAAGACAAACGAGCAGAGATTCATCAATAAAAGCGGTACATTACCATTTGGTTTTTCAGGGCCCCTTCAAATTTGAGTCCTCGCTGGCAGGAACCCCGTCCATCGATAACCACCACAGCATAGCCTAGGGACGCGAGCGTGTTTAGCCGTAAGTACTTGATTCCTTTGAAGGAGTTATTCACTAGCTGCacctgcaggaggagggaagaagagttTCAGAGCCAAGcagctgccttccagtaccttcCTCTGTCTGTCCCACTGTGCAGGGCCCTGAGCTGGACCACAGCCACTAACTGCACCCTCAGAGCCATGCAAATCAGACTAAATGCTGGAAAAATCATCTGAGGTTTGAAGCAGAGGTCAGAACAGAGGCCCAGGCTCATTGCTAACCAAAGTGTAAGTCCTGATGATGACCAAGCCACACagagctctgccctgggcagcaaTCCCACGCCTGACACTAGAAATTAAATCTGGATTATTACCTGAGGGCCTCCATACACAAAGAGCACCGTGGGATGCTTCTTCCCAGGCTGGACATCATGAGGTTTGTAGACCATCCCGTAGAGCTCGACATCGGACTGGGTGCGGAAGTGGAAGATCTCAGGCGGGATGTAATCTGGGGGACAACCTGCAGAAGGAAGGTCAGACACCAGTGATGCAGTAActggcagcagcctctgcctcctgccccaccTGAACAACCTCATTCTGTTCAAACCTGGCCCCAGTCAGGTCTCCTTCAATATCAAACTGTTCCAAGCCTCAGCAATGCCTCTCAGAGAAGGATCTTGCTGGGAAACGACAGCCTCTATCTGTCCACACAGGGCAACAGGCCACACAAAGAGTGAAGGGATCACACAAGAACACGTCACCCGCTGGGTATCCTCACAGAAGGCAGGCCATGCCACACCAGCCAGACGTGGAAGGGTAAGAACAGGGAGGGGTGAAATGGAAAAAGCATTTGCAGGAGGGGTTCAGGCACTGCTATGACCTCCATCTAACTCTTTATAGCCTACAGCCTTAGAATGAAGTAGCCACTGCATCCCAGATACTTGCACCCTCCCTCTTCAGACAAGTCAtgaataaagaaacacctaaagCCACAGCCATCTAAGCCCTGCACCCTGGAGCACCACTTTCGCTCAAAGCATGAAATAGTATCATCTTAAAAGCCCATATACCATTTCCTGGATGAGCTACCCGCTAACGAGATCTCCCCGCTAAGATAACACAGTTCATTTTCCCTCAGAAGGAAGTTACTTGGGCCACTTCCCTCTGCATCACCTTTGGCTACTATTAGTGGGAAGAGCATCACAGACAAAACCTAGCACTGGCACGTGCCACGGCACTTACTGGCTGCCTCCATCATGCTGGCCCAAAACTTGGGCTGCTTGTGGAGCGGGTCGTCATCGGAGCCACTGAGCTTGTAGACGTGGACGCAGGGCGGAGTGCTCACGCTGCTGTAATGGCTGATGAACATGTCAAAGTTCTACAgatgggagaaagagaagagttaGGGGAACAAGGGCTTTCATTTCCCACATCTAATCTCCTCCACTCAGTTCTCAGATAAAAGTTCCCACATCTCAAGCAACCAAGACAAAGAAGCCCTCAGGACTCATTACTGGTCATGATTCATTACCATTCCCAGTTAGGATCCCCGTCAGTCAGGAGATGAGTCTTGTATCCAAGAAACAACCAACCTGGCTCATCGAACAGCTGTGGGAGAAGCCCGGCGTGGTGAGTCGCACAATTTCTCCGGGAGACTCATAGCTGACTACGTAGAGGTGGTGCTCCAAGGGGGTGTCCTTTGTGCCTTGGAAATACACTAGTTTCGTAGCCTCGTTGACCCAGATCtatgtggagaagagaaggctcagcgACAGGAGGACAACTACTACTGCTCCTTTGCCGGTTCCAACAGCCTGGCCCCGGGAAGAGTGAGTTGAACACAAAAACAGACTGTGAGGGGCTACTCCCAGCATCAAGGACCCCACACAACGCCTGTTGATACCACAGGCTGGAGAACACATACAGCACCTACGGAAAACCCCATAAAGTCCAGTGAAGTAACAAAAAGCGGtcacttagctttttttttaaagagacccAAAGCATTTTCTTACTAACGAGCATAAAAATTTGGGCTCTGTTCCCCATAGGTGAAGATTCTGCACTTAAATATAGTGTCTTCCCGTAGAATGTCTGGATTATAAgggtaaatatgtattttttccagcaATCCTGATAATGAATTCCCATCTGTGGAAAGATTCGTCTAATAAGCTCTAACAGCACCAAACTTCAAGccacattaaaatacatttttaatgttcaGATAAAGCCGATTCTAAAAACCTCCTTGGCCAGCCAGGAACAGAGACTACAGTTTTTAAATGCCACATTGATCCAGCAACAGTAACCAAACTGTTTTCCACCTTACACTTTCCAAATGCTGAAGCCCAAATGCTATTTCTGGCTAACCCACAGTTTGAAGACCTCGGtggacagcaaagggaacaaaatATCCAACTCAATTGGCCAGGAAAAACCGGGCAGAGCCCTGTGGAGCAACAAATGCATCAAAATAATTGCCGCTAACACAATTTTAGCCATAACACATGCAGGGAAGAGCTGTGGCCAAAATCAACAGCATGTACAGTGAGAATCCACATGGGGAGGGCCAGCAGGTTAATTGCAGattgaggaaaagcagcagaaaccaaaCGCACGGAGCTGCAGGCCTTTTTAAAAGCGAGAAGTGAAAATCCAGATTAATTGGAAATGAACAGACAAGGTCTTTATTTTGACAGAAACCACCTGGGAGCGTTAAAGATCAGACTCAGAGTTAATTCCTGAAGCAAAAATGGAACTAGGTTTCTACAAgattaataaaaattcatttctggCTATTCCACAACCAATAACAGATACAGTTTCTCCATATTCTAAATTGCTTTATGCTCCCTAGCTGCCTTCTTCCTAAAGGCTCTGCTGAGGAATCAGCTGGAGACCAAGAGTTCGCTCTAAGCACTGGACGTAATTCCAGTTCACCAGCACTCATTGGGGTTAAAATGCTTCGGCAAAAGGCAGCAATCCCAAGCTTCTCCACAAAATAGTTCTTTGTTGCTCTTGAACCTCAGACTCGTGTCCTTTTTTATGGCCTGACTCACTCAGGGGGTTTACCTAAGGAGCGATCTGAGGGCTGATTAAAAAGGCAATCAGTTCAATGTGCACTGGAGTACAGCACTTCTGGGGAAAGCCGAGGcagcaataaaaagagaaacaaaatgaagctTAAGTAGTTCTAGCTGGTCCCAGGCGTAACGCAGGGCGTAGGCCAGGACTGTGGGCAGACAATGCAGAGCTGTACCactgcaagagaaaataaaaataaccactaCCTTCGATCCGTGCCTCGCCAACACTTCCCATTCCCCACCAGTCAGGGCAATCTCCTCTTTGATAGGACATTTGAAATCATCTAGAAGAAAGAAGATGAGAATAAGTCACCGTCTTCCCCAAAAGACAAGACAAGCAAATTGGAGAGGGAGCTCCCAGAGCTGAAAGGCTGATAAAATGCAGCTCTTACCCTCGCTGTGGACAAATGGCTGCGACCAGTCATAGCTGCCCTGCTTTAGGACCGCCGTGACTCTGTACAGGTGACAGAAACCTGTTTTGCATTCGTTGGCTCGGATAAAGCAgagttcttcctcctctccctccggTTGGATGAAAGGATAGAAGATATCGTGAACCTGTCACACAATGCAAAAGACCCACACGTGATTTCTGTGAGACAGCAGAGAGACAGCCAAGGGAGTCAGTGCTAAATCATTGGGCTTTCAAAGGAGAGGGCAGAGGGGAGAAATCTCTCAGACAAGCAGCTAAAAAAGCCATTTCATAGTTTCCTATCACCACAGAGAAACTCTGGGCCCATGTAGGAGACCACGTGCTCTGGGCTTTCCATggccaccaccaaaaccagcaccAGTTTGCCTCCGAGCTTGACATTTCAGCTCTGGGACTGCCACAAGGAGGTTGCTATTCCAACACCTCAGGAGTGCCACAGTGTGAACTCCAGGCCCCTTTGTCACTTGAGTACCAAGATGCTTAATCTCAGAGGCTGAAGTTTATTCCCTGTCCCCTATATCCATTCCCTACCTAAAGAAGTACAACAAATTCCAGGGATTAGGGTGGTTATGCCTCAAGAAGCCGTTTAATCTTGTAATAAAATACCCCCAAAAGAATGGCAGTGTTACATCCAAAAGTGTTAGTGTCCGAAGGGCCTGTGTTCACCAAGAATGTTAAATGTTAGCAAGAATTAAACGAACCGCTCCAACTGCAAGGAGATGGCAGGATCCTCATCCCCTCCAGTGCTGACTGCATGAAAATCCTTCTCATGGCTTCATCAAAGCACCTAAATTAACCCCAAATCTGGCACTATTGAATAGCAAAGCGGTCTGCTGGAGCACAGACTGAACTGGACACACAGCCAACACGAAACTGGTTAActgtgggggaggaaggggcagcctgtgttctcctcccagccctgagCCTCTTACATTTATCCACACATCAGTGGTTTCTTCATAGATCACAAATGGCTGGACATTTTCTGGCACAGTTTTGGCAAATTCAGCACGCTGCTCCTCATTTTCTGGGACTGGAATGAAGAGCGCTGGAGGCAGAAGTATTAGCTGCAGCCGTTGCTGAGGTCTGTCTAGGAACATAGCCCAGGCGCTGGGGAAAGAAGTTGGAGGTGAATGTCAGTACCACAAAATAGATGTCCCTTTCTAACACTCCGAACACGCAAgcctttccccccacctcccgctGGCAGAGAGGATTTGGGCATCTGAATGCAAAGCTTTTCTCATCATTGCTGCTTTCTAATCTCCTGGAAGCTTTGCCAACAAACCCGTTACTGCCAGACATCTCTGGTATTTCACAGGGGTATCGGTCAGACAAGACGTCTGACAGATTCGCCAGTGTCTATTCCAAGGGAGCACCGTGAACAGAACCCTGTCTCTAAGAGAACATAGCTCTTCCTTGGGCAGCCCCTCCATCAGGAACCAACATTCTTTTTCTAGCAGGCTCCTAATGAGCTAAAATGATCGCTCTTAAAGCGATCCACTTTTAGCTTCCTCATTGCACGCTGCAGGGGAAGGCACAGACCTAAGACAACGGCCAAGAGAAGGAGTTCCTTCTGTCTCAGCCTTGTCTCTCTCCGAGGAGAGCCATTTGAAGTGGTGCTGCACTGCTGGCCTCTCACCAtgacagatcatagaatggtttgggttggaagggaccttaacggccacccagtgccaccccatgccctgggcggggacacctcccaccagaccagcttgctccaagccccctccaacctggcctcgaactcctccagggatggggcagccacagcttcttggggcaacctgggccaggttctcaccaccctcacagcaaaggatttcttcctcacatctcatctcaatctcccctctttcagtgtcaaacccttccccctcctcctatggctcccctccctgatccagagtccctccccagctttcctggagcccctttagggactggaaggggctctaaggtctccccggagccttctcctctccaggctgaacccccccaactctctcagcctgtcctcacagcagaggggctccagccctctcagcatctctgtggcctcctctggcctcactccaacaggtccatgtccttcctgtgctgaggactccagagctggacgcagttctccaggtggggtctccccagagtgtagcagaggggtagaatcacctccctggacctgctggccacactgcttttgatgcagcctggggtgcagggagctttctgggctgtcagcacaCACTGCCAAACGCACATGACAAGCCACCGCTGCACAGCGCGGCCACCCCAAGGCCTGGAAGCTCATCAAAGGAAGTTTCATCATTAAGACAGACTTTCAAAAGATCCGGTTGTCCCCAGCATCCCAGTGACTGTGGATTTCCTGAACTGATGCATTCAGCACATTTACATAAGCTCTGGTGCAGAACGTAAGGATCACCTCTGGGATTACCTTCTGTAAAGCTGTATGAATTTAGTTTCCAGAGCAGAAAATTaatgatcatagaattgtctgggttggaagggacctttaagatcatctagtccaaccatcaacctaactcggataaaaaaccatcacgaacccatgtcactaagcactatgtcaacccatcttttaaatacctccagggacggtgcctcaaccacttccctggacagcccattccaaggcttaataactctttcagtgtcaaaatttttccctaatatccaatctgaacctcccctggtgcaacttgaggccatgaGTTACAGAATGAGATCTTCAACAACAGCTAAGTCACCTTAACTTGATCTGGACAGAAACCAGTTAACAATCAAGCaagatttgaggggaaaaaattgaaagCTTTAAAATTTCAAACCAATCAGGTTGGTGTGAATTCTGTAACTCTTCAGG
This region of Numenius arquata chromosome 25, bNumArq3.hap1.1, whole genome shotgun sequence genomic DNA includes:
- the DPP9 gene encoding dipeptidyl peptidase 9 isoform X1, with product MQKIKRVRLENETAGSWRSFLSSSEGEERMTAVDALSDSSEVVEMEDVPSQFQVQKHSWDGLRDIIHSSRKYSGMIVNKAPHDFQFVRKTEESSPHSHRLYYLGMPYGSRENSLLYSEIPKKVRKEALLLLSWKQMLDHFQATPHHGMYSREEELLRERKRLGVFGITSYDFHSESGLFLFQASNSLFHCRDGGKNGFMVSPMKPLEIKTQCTGPRMDPKICPADPAFFSFINNNDLWVANIETGEEKRMTYCHKGLSNVLDDPKSAGVATFVIQEEFDRFTGYWWCPTASTEGSEDLKTLRILYEEVDESEVEIIHVPSPALEERKTDSYRYPRTGSKNPKITLKLAEFKTDSKGKIVCAQDKELVQPFAALFPTVEYIARAGWTRDGKYAWAMFLDRPQQRLQLILLPPALFIPVPENEEQRAEFAKTVPENVQPFVIYEETTDVWINVHDIFYPFIQPEGEEEELCFIRANECKTGFCHLYRVTAVLKQGSYDWSQPFVHSEDDFKCPIKEEIALTGGEWEVLARHGSKGSTGLCPVFPGQLSWIFCSLCCPPRSSNCGLARNSIWASAFGKCKIWVNEATKLVYFQGTKDTPLEHHLYVVSYESPGEIVRLTTPGFSHSCSMSQNFDMFISHYSSVSTPPCVHVYKLSGSDDDPLHKQPKFWASMMEAASCPPDYIPPEIFHFRTQSDVELYGMVYKPHDVQPGKKHPTVLFVYGGPQVQLVNNSFKGIKYLRLNTLASLGYAVVVIDGRGSCQRGLKFEGALKNQMGQVEIEDQVEGLHYVAEKYGFIDLSRVAIHGWSYGGFLSLMGLICKPNVFKIAIAGAPVTVWMAYDTGYTERYMDIPENNQQGYEAGSVALHVEKLPNEPNRLLILHGFLDENVHFFHTNFLVSQLIRAGKPYQLQIYPNERHSIRCPESGEHYEITLLHFLQEYL
- the DPP9 gene encoding dipeptidyl peptidase 9 isoform X5, with product MQKIKRVRLENETAGSWRSFLSSSEGEERMTAVDALSDSSEVVEMEDVPSQFQVQKHSWDGLRDIIHSSRKYSGMIVNKAPHDFQFVRKTEESSPHSHRLYYLGMPYGSRENSLLYSEIPKKVRKEALLLLSWKQMLDHFQATPHHGMYSREEELLRERKRLGVFGITSYDFHSESGLFLFQASNSLFHCRDGGKNGFMVSPMKPLEIKTQCTGPRMDPKICPADPAFFSFINNNDLWVANIETGEEKRMTYCHKGLSNVLDDPKSAGVATFVIQEEFDRFTGYWWCPTASTEGSEDLKTLRILYEEVDESEVEIIHVPSPALEERKTDSYRYPRTGSKNPKITLKLAEFKTDSKGKIVCAQDKELVQPFAALFPTVEYIARAGWTRDGKYAWAMFLDRPQQRLQLILLPPALFIPVPENEEQRAEFAKTVPENVQPFVIYEETTDVWINVHDIFYPFIQPEGEEEELCFIRANECKTGFCHLYRVTAVLKQGSYDWSQPFVHSEDDFKCPIKEEIALTGGEWEVLARHGSKATKLVYFQGTKDTPLEHHLYVVSYESPGEIVRLTTPGFSHSCSMSQNFDMFISHYSSVSTPPCVHVYKLSGSDDDPLHKQPKFWASMMEAASCPPDYIPPEIFHFRTQSDVELYGMVYKPHDVQPGKKHPTVLFVYGGPQVQLVNNSFKGIKYLRLNTLASLGYAVVVIDGRGSCQRGLKFEGALKNQMGQVEIEDQVEGLHYVAEKYGFIDLSRVAIHGWSYGGFLSLMGLICKPNVFKIAIAGAPVTVWMAYDTGYTERYMDIPENNQQGYEAGSVALHVEKLPNEPNRLLILHGFLDENVHFFHTNFLVSQLIRAGKPYQLQIYPNERHSIRCPESGEHYEITLLHFLQEYL
- the DPP9 gene encoding dipeptidyl peptidase 9 isoform X8, with product MQKIKRVRLENETAGSWRSFLSSSEGEERMTAVDALSDSSEVVEMEDVPSQFQVQKHSWDGLRDIIHSSRKYSGMIVNKAPHDFQFVRKTEESSPHSHRLYYLGMPYGSRENSLLYSEIPKKVRKEALLLLSWKQMLDHFQATPHHGMYSREEELLRERKRLGVFGITSYDFHSESGLFLFQASNSLFHCRDGGKNGFMVSPMKPLEIKTQCTGPRMDPKICPADPAFFSFINNNDLWVANIETGEEKRMTYCHKGLSNVLDDPKSAGVATFVIQEEFDRFTGYWWCPTASTEGSEDLKTLRILYEEVDESEVEIIHVPSPALEERKTDSYRYPRTDCVRSGQGAGATICCVVSDCGVYCPCWMDPRRQIVHDIFYPFIQPEGEEEELCFIRANECKTGFCHLYRVTAVLKQGSYDWSQPFVHSEDDFKCPIKEEIALTGGEWEVLARHGSKIWVNEATKLVYFQGTKDTPLEHHLYVVSYESPGEIVRLTTPGFSHSCSMSQNFDMFISHYSSVSTPPCVHVYKLSGSDDDPLHKQPKFWASMMEAASCPPDYIPPEIFHFRTQSDVELYGMVYKPHDVQPGKKHPTVLFVYGGPQVQLVNNSFKGIKYLRLNTLASLGYAVVVIDGRGSCQRGLKFEGALKNQMGQVEIEDQVEGLHYVAEKYGFIDLSRVAIHGWSYGGFLSLMGLICKPNVFKIAIAGAPVTVWMAYDTGYTERYMDIPENNQQGYEAGSVALHVEKLPNEPNRLLILHGFLDENVHFFHTNFLVSQLIRAGKPYQLQIYPNERHSIRCPESGEHYEITLLHFLQEYL
- the DPP9 gene encoding dipeptidyl peptidase 9 isoform X6, with product MQKIKRVRLENETAGSWRSFLSSSEGEERMTAVDALSDSSEVVEMEDVPSQFQVQKHSWDGLRDIIHSSRKYSGMIVNKAPHDFQFVRKTEESSPHSHRLYYLGMPYGSRENSLLYSEIPKKVRKEALLLLSWKQMLDHFQATPHHGMYSREEELLRERKRLGVFGITSYDFHSESGLFLFQASNSLFHCRDGGKNGFMVSPMKPLEIKTQCTGPRMDPKICPADPAFFSFINNNDLWVANIETGLSNVLDDPKSAGVATFVIQEEFDRFTGYWWCPTASTEGSEDLKTLRILYEEVDESEVEIIHVPSPALEERKTDSYRYPRTGSKNPKITLKLAEFKTDSKGKIVCAQDKELVQPFAALFPTVEYIARAGWTRDGKYAWAMFLDRPQQRLQLILLPPALFIPVPENEEQRAEFAKTVPENVQPFVIYEETTDVWINVHDIFYPFIQPEGEEEELCFIRANECKTGFCHLYRVTAVLKQGSYDWSQPFVHSEDDFKCPIKEEIALTGGEWEVLARHGSKIWVNEATKLVYFQGTKDTPLEHHLYVVSYESPGEIVRLTTPGFSHSCSMSQNFDMFISHYSSVSTPPCVHVYKLSGSDDDPLHKQPKFWASMMEAASCPPDYIPPEIFHFRTQSDVELYGMVYKPHDVQPGKKHPTVLFVYGGPQVQLVNNSFKGIKYLRLNTLASLGYAVVVIDGRGSCQRGLKFEGALKNQMGQVEIEDQVEGLHYVAEKYGFIDLSRVAIHGWSYGGFLSLMGLICKPNVFKIAIAGAPVTVWMAYDTGYTERYMDIPENNQQGYEAGSVALHVEKLPNEPNRLLILHGFLDENVHFFHTNFLVSQLIRAGKPYQLQIYPNERHSIRCPESGEHYEITLLHFLQEYL
- the DPP9 gene encoding dipeptidyl peptidase 9 isoform X4 — protein: MQKIKRVRLENETAGSWRSFLSSSEGEERMTAVDALSDSSEVVEMEDVPSQFQVQKHSWDGLRDIIHSSRKYSGMIVNKAPHDFQFVRKTEESSPHSHRLYYLGMPYGSRENSLLYSEIPKKVRKEALLLLSWKQMLDHFQATPHHGMYSREEELLRERKRLGVFGITSYDFHSESGLFLFQASNSLFHCRDGGKNGFMVSPMKPLEIKTQCTGPRMDPKICPADPAFFSFINNNDLWVANIETGEEKRMTYCHKGLSNVLDDPKSAGVATFVIQEEFDRFTGYWWCPTASTEGSEDLKTLRILYEEVDESEVEIIHVPSPALEERKTDSYRYPRTGSKNPKITLKLAEFKTDSKGKIVCAQDKELVQPFAALFPTVEYIARAGWTRDGKYAWAMFLDRPQQRLQLILLPPALFIPVPENEEQRAEFAKTVPENVQPFVIYEETTDVWINVHDIFYPFIQPEGEEEELCFIRANECKTGFCHLYRVTAVLKQGSYDWSQPFVHSEDDFKCPIKEEIALTGGEWEVLARHGSKIWVNEATKLVYFQGTKDTPLEHHLYVVSYESPGEIVRLTTPGFSHSCSMSQNFDMFISHYSSVSTPPCVHVYKLSGSDDDPLHKQPKFWASMMEAANYIPPEIFHFRTQSDVELYGMVYKPHDVQPGKKHPTVLFVYGGPQVQLVNNSFKGIKYLRLNTLASLGYAVVVIDGRGSCQRGLKFEGALKNQMGQVEIEDQVEGLHYVAEKYGFIDLSRVAIHGWSYGGFLSLMGLICKPNVFKIAIAGAPVTVWMAYDTGYTERYMDIPENNQQGYEAGSVALHVEKLPNEPNRLLILHGFLDENVHFFHTNFLVSQLIRAGKPYQLQIYPNERHSIRCPESGEHYEITLLHFLQEYL
- the DPP9 gene encoding dipeptidyl peptidase 9 isoform X2; translation: MQKIKRVRLENETAGSWRSFLSSSEGEERMTAVDALSDSSEVVEMEDVPSQFQVQKHSWDGLRDIIHSSRKYSGMIVNKAPHDFQFVRKTEESSPHSHRLYYLGMPYGSRENSLLYSEIPKKVRKEALLLLSWKQMLDHFQATPHHGMYSREEELLRERKRLGVFGITSYDFHSESGLFLFQASNSLFHCRDGGKNGFMVSPMKPLEIKTQCTGPRMDPKICPADPAFFSFINNNDLWVANIETGEEKRMTYCHKGLSNVLDDPKSAGVATFVIQEEFDRFTGYWWCPTASTEGSEDLKTLRILYEEVDESEVEIIHVPSPALEERKTDSYRYPRTGSKNPKITLKLAEFKTDSKGKIVCAQDKELVQPFAALFPTVEYIARAGWTRDGKYAWAMFLDRPQQRLQLILLPPALFIPVPENEEQRAEFAKTVPENVQPFVIYEETTDVWINVHDIFYPFIQPEGEEEELCFIRANECKTGFCHLYRVTAVLKQGSYDWSQPFVHSEDDFKCPIKEEIALTGGEWEVLARHGSKIWVNEATKLVYFQGTKDTPLEHHLYVVSYESPGEIVRLTTPGFSHSCSMSQNFDMFISHYSSVSTPPCVHVYKLSGSDDDPLHKQPKFWASMMEAASCPPDYIPPEIFHFRTQSDVELYGMVYKPHDVQPGKKHPTVLFVYGGPQVQLVNNSFKGIKYLRLNTLASLGYAVVVIDGRGSCQRGLKFEGALKNQMGQVEIEDQVEGLHYVAEKYGFIDLSRVAIHGWSYGGFLSLMGLICKPNVFKIAIAGAPVTVWMAYDTGYTERYMDIPENNQQGYEAGSVALHVEKLPNEPNRLLILHGFLDENVHFFHTNFLVSQLIRAGKPYQLQIYPNERHSIRCPESGEHYEITLLHFLQEYL